One Mycobacterium kubicae genomic window carries:
- a CDS encoding copper resistance CopC family protein, which yields MRRLAPLVWLGVLLAGLTVSATLAAGVASAHATRVATDPADNAVVASGPATVSATFNERLQTAFAAMTVVGPDENLWSTGDPSVQGAVVSVGVRPLGPVGTYTVNYRVTSADGHVVPGSWSFRLSVPGTGTPGPSASPPQDDSDLPAWPFAVGAVVSVAVVAFWSARRRR from the coding sequence CTGCGACGGCTGGCGCCGCTCGTTTGGTTGGGCGTGTTGTTGGCCGGCCTCACCGTGAGCGCAACGCTGGCGGCCGGGGTGGCCAGCGCCCACGCGACCCGGGTGGCGACGGACCCGGCCGACAACGCCGTCGTGGCATCGGGGCCGGCCACCGTGAGCGCCACCTTCAACGAGCGACTCCAGACGGCGTTCGCGGCCATGACCGTCGTCGGCCCAGACGAAAACCTGTGGTCGACGGGTGACCCGAGCGTGCAGGGCGCCGTCGTCAGCGTCGGTGTGCGGCCCCTCGGGCCAGTCGGCACGTACACCGTGAACTACCGAGTCACCTCGGCCGACGGGCACGTGGTCCCCGGGTCCTGGTCATTCCGGCTGAGCGTGCCCGGCACCGGCACGCCGGGTCCGTCGGCATCCCCTCCCCAGGACGACAGTGATCTACCGGCGTGGCCATTCGCGGTGGGAGCGGTGGTGTCGGTGGCCGTCGTCGCC